A region of Bradysia coprophila strain Holo2 unplaced genomic scaffold, BU_Bcop_v1 contig_373, whole genome shotgun sequence DNA encodes the following proteins:
- the LOC119081942 gene encoding multiple inositol polyphosphate phosphatase 1-like: protein MNFFNFSVTFVALALVVVTAQQQHDPNYCYATDPIRPQLTRFSSRSAYETIRGRVINPGVSACTPAKFWFYSRHAARLPGVNDIGRMSTIQPQVNNIIAARAAGRGQAVCAQDFNLINNWRFDPNITVAVEQFLTVAGWNEILGISRRYRAAFPTLFPAVYNRNWYTFRHTNRQRTQASARAFADGLFGHNGYQQVVVEPILDPDRLLRPHDGCHLYDAASDNTVQRGLWQNGAEFQLMLNQVNDKLGLQGNQRLTARQTRTLWEICNFEQLWFSTVTAPFCGIFSPFNNLMLEYFEDLDYYYNSGYGGPRRLFENLNCPLMQDLVGFLETSNTSENVRIYSTHSTAFQLFLITLGVFGNDVPLTAANFAQQTNRQWRSTFLTPMATNIAAIRYNCPNGDNDVLFLMNEQPLVIPGCQANGLCKVNYIRQRYNRFLSANCGVLSCSNN from the exons ATGAATTTCTTCAACTTTTCCGTTACATTTGTTGCATTGGCCCTGGTGGTTGTAACTGCGCAACAACAACATGATCCAAATTACTGTTACGCAACTGATCCGATCAGACCACAGTTGACCAGATTTTCTAGTCGTTCTGCCTACGAAACAATCAGAGGGCGAGTAATCAATCCAGGAGTGTCAG CTTGTACGCCagcaaaattctggttttacTCCAGACATGCTGCTCGGTTACCTGGCGTAAATGACATCGGCCGTATGTCTACTATTCAGCCG CAAGTGAATAATATAATTGCTGCTCGGGCTGCTGGTCGAGGTCAAGCAGTGTGCGCACaagatttcaatttgataaataattGGCGCTTCGATCCGAACATTACCGTAGcagttgaacaatttttaactGTAGCTGGCTGGAATGAAATCCTTGGAATTTCTCGACGTTACCGAGCTGCCTTCCCGACTTTATTCCCTGCAGTTTACAACAGAAACTGGTACACATTCCGTCACACTAATCGCCAACGAACTCAAGCTTCAGCTAGGGCTTTTGCTGATGGCTTATTTGGTCATAATGGATACCAACAAGTGGTTGTTGAGCCAATTCTAGATCCAGATCGTCTTTTGCGGCCACATGACGGCTGTCATCTATATGACGCTGCTAGTGATAACACTGTTCAAAGAGGTTTATGGCAAAACGGAGCGGAATTCCAGTTGATGTTGAATCAA GTTAACGACAAATTGGGACTACAGGGCAACCAACGTTTGACCGCTCGTCAAACACGAACACTTTGGGAAATTTGCAATTTCGAGCAGCTATGGTTTTCAACGGTTACAGCGCCATTCTGTGGTATCTTTTCGCcattcaataatttaatgttGGAGTACTTCGAAGACCTCGACTATTATTACAACTCTGGATACGGTGGACCGAGGAGACTTTTCGAAAATCTGAACTGTCCATTGATGCAAGATTTGGTCGGATTTTTGGAAACGAGCAATACATCGGAAAATGTACGAATTTACAGTACACATTCGACGGCTTTCCAACTGTTCTTGATCACACTCGGTGTCTTTGGCAATGATGTCCCACTAACAGCTGCCAATTTCGCTCAACAAACAAATCGTCAATGGAGAAGTACCTTCCTGACACCAATGGCAACGAATATTGCAGCCATTCGATACAA CTGTCCCAACGGAGATAATGATGTGCTATTCTTGATGAACGAACAACCATTGGTCATTCCTGGTTGCCAAGCGAATGGCCTCTGTAAGGTTAACTACATTCGTCAACGATACAATCGCTTCTTAAGTGCAAATTGCGGAGTTTTATCTTGTAGTAACAACTGA